A single region of the Chitinophaga niabensis genome encodes:
- a CDS encoding SusC/RagA family TonB-linked outer membrane protein, with amino-acid sequence MKQQTSVSACISHARKWLLPFCLFFLFLLCSMVTFAQAVKVEGTVKDATGNSLPGVTVMVKGTKKGVATSDLGRFSIQAEKTDVLVFSFTGFTTKEETVGPRTTIDVTLLENVSTLNDVVVVGYGTQKKRDVTGAISSISAKAIEEKQPVSIFDAIQGAAPGVRVMSNSGAPGEDQDITVRGLSTLSDGGVRPLYIVDGVTMDNINAINPNDIQSIEILKDAASAAIYGSRSANGVIIITTKRGDDGKPKIDLNYLRSYSKLSNRVPQANRLERQMFDRRGNIGLDPKPDDSTSFARNADNDYQKLITQTAVRNQIDLGISGGNKNLNFFSSLQYLDDQGIVLRSYAKRLTLRNNIDYKPSKWFNMSTRLNFSFMDKNNINEGNVIRQALQRPPGMALYLPDGSFIYNNGGRRNPIAEAYLRKDLSKIYKGVLYQGFDFQLATPLRLHADVSADVELTRRTTFNSKLLDTGNPQASTGSDNTALPVRTQGNLYLSYQKNFNKVHNLAAMVGTNVEKNNQEEVNLAGRLFVTEAVETLNAAGEFTLTDIYSTGTLNSLVGFYGRLSYDYKGKYLFAATMRRDGSSRFGSDMRWGNFPSVSVGWRFSDENFMSHFKGGALTDGKIRASWGITGNQAIGDFDAVQQFVFGQYFYHDTSGVRTNDRLGNSLLKWEETAQSDIGIDLTFFNGRLVFVADYFVKKTSDLLYDAPLPLEVGYPGKARTNAGTIENKGIELSLTAYPISTKNFSWMTSINYTKIRNKITSLPGGDYVDGIWYVGQGMEAGNFYGYEYLGIYQYDESNAYTPDYRTRLTPQFQKDAHGNVIIQKNMKPILTGYQTPDGKAYTGDVKQLTTNGFVSKGGDVIWANQPDSKGELNGNIGNEDRKIIGYGQPRWSLGWSNTFRYKGISLSMNIYGNFGGSIYNENRRNLASFSNSNTTPEPHFIRNMWKYPGQITDSYLGGDKTADNFRRGNSQFLEDGSFVRLQTVRLGYELPKHIIKRARLQYANVFVYGNGLLTWTDYTGFDPEVSQRSVLKPGEDPGKFPRKRELGMGVNVTF; translated from the coding sequence ACAAAGGAAGAAACCGTTGGTCCGCGTACAACCATTGATGTAACACTGCTGGAAAACGTATCCACCCTCAACGATGTAGTGGTGGTAGGATATGGTACGCAAAAGAAAAGAGATGTAACCGGTGCTATCAGTTCCATCTCCGCCAAAGCAATTGAAGAAAAACAACCCGTATCTATTTTCGATGCGATACAGGGTGCTGCACCTGGTGTACGTGTAATGAGTAATTCCGGTGCGCCGGGGGAAGATCAGGACATCACTGTTCGTGGTCTCTCCACGCTCTCTGATGGTGGTGTAAGGCCACTTTATATTGTGGATGGTGTAACCATGGATAACATCAATGCGATCAATCCAAACGACATTCAGTCTATTGAGATCCTGAAAGATGCCGCGTCTGCAGCCATCTATGGTTCCCGTTCTGCCAACGGTGTTATTATTATCACCACTAAACGCGGTGATGATGGTAAACCCAAAATAGACCTGAACTACCTGAGAAGTTACAGCAAACTCTCTAACAGGGTGCCGCAGGCTAACCGCCTGGAAAGGCAAATGTTCGACCGCAGAGGTAATATTGGCCTGGACCCTAAACCAGACGATTCCACTTCCTTTGCCAGGAATGCGGATAACGATTACCAGAAGCTCATCACACAAACCGCAGTAAGGAACCAGATAGACCTCGGTATCAGTGGTGGTAACAAAAACCTCAACTTCTTCAGTAGCCTTCAATACCTGGATGACCAGGGAATTGTGCTGAGAAGTTATGCTAAACGCCTCACACTCCGTAATAATATAGACTATAAGCCAAGCAAGTGGTTCAACATGTCCACCCGCCTGAACTTCAGCTTTATGGACAAGAATAATATCAATGAAGGGAACGTGATCAGGCAAGCCCTGCAACGCCCTCCCGGCATGGCATTATACTTACCGGACGGTAGTTTCATCTATAACAACGGTGGACGCCGGAACCCGATAGCAGAAGCGTACCTGCGCAAAGACCTGTCCAAGATCTACAAAGGCGTACTGTATCAGGGGTTTGATTTCCAATTAGCCACACCACTGAGACTGCACGCAGACGTATCTGCAGATGTGGAACTCACCCGCAGGACTACCTTTAACTCCAAACTGCTGGATACCGGTAATCCCCAGGCCAGCACAGGGAGTGATAATACAGCCCTGCCCGTTAGAACACAGGGTAACCTTTACCTTAGCTACCAGAAGAACTTCAACAAGGTGCATAACCTTGCAGCCATGGTAGGTACTAACGTTGAAAAGAATAACCAGGAAGAAGTAAACCTTGCAGGCCGCCTTTTCGTAACAGAGGCTGTAGAAACCCTGAATGCAGCCGGCGAGTTTACTTTAACAGATATCTATTCAACCGGTACATTAAACTCTTTAGTGGGTTTCTATGGAAGGCTTTCCTATGATTACAAAGGCAAATACCTGTTCGCCGCTACCATGAGAAGAGACGGTTCTTCCAGGTTCGGTAGTGATATGAGATGGGGTAATTTCCCTTCTGTTTCTGTGGGATGGAGGTTCAGTGATGAGAATTTCATGAGCCACTTTAAAGGTGGTGCTTTAACAGATGGTAAGATCCGCGCCAGCTGGGGGATCACAGGTAACCAGGCGATCGGGGATTTTGACGCGGTACAGCAATTTGTATTCGGCCAGTACTTTTATCATGATACCAGCGGTGTTCGTACAAACGACAGGTTAGGTAACAGCCTCCTGAAATGGGAAGAAACCGCACAATCAGATATCGGTATTGACCTCACCTTTTTCAATGGCCGCCTCGTTTTCGTAGCAGACTATTTTGTGAAAAAAACTTCTGACCTGCTCTATGACGCACCATTGCCGCTGGAAGTTGGTTATCCCGGTAAAGCCAGGACCAACGCCGGTACTATCGAAAACAAGGGTATAGAATTATCCTTAACTGCATACCCCATCAGCACAAAGAACTTCAGCTGGATGACCTCCATCAACTATACAAAGATCAGGAACAAGATCACCAGCCTTCCAGGTGGTGACTATGTAGATGGGATCTGGTATGTAGGACAAGGTATGGAAGCTGGTAACTTCTACGGATATGAATACCTCGGTATCTATCAGTATGATGAATCAAATGCTTACACACCCGATTACAGGACCCGCCTGACCCCTCAATTCCAGAAAGATGCGCATGGTAACGTGATCATTCAGAAAAACATGAAGCCTATCCTCACAGGATATCAAACTCCTGATGGCAAGGCTTATACAGGCGATGTAAAACAATTGACCACCAATGGTTTTGTTTCCAAAGGCGGCGATGTGATCTGGGCGAACCAACCTGATAGTAAAGGTGAACTGAACGGGAACATCGGAAATGAAGACAGGAAGATCATCGGTTATGGTCAACCCAGGTGGAGCTTAGGTTGGAGCAATACATTCAGATATAAAGGCATTTCCCTCTCCATGAATATATATGGAAACTTTGGTGGCAGCATTTATAATGAGAACCGGAGGAACCTTGCATCCTTCTCTAACAGTAATACCACACCGGAACCTCACTTTATCCGCAACATGTGGAAATATCCCGGTCAGATCACAGATTCTTATTTAGGTGGAGACAAAACTGCTGATAACTTCCGCAGAGGAAACAGCCAGTTCCTGGAAGATGGTTCTTTTGTGCGCTTACAAACTGTAAGACTGGGTTATGAACTGCCTAAACATATTATCAAAAGAGCACGCCTGCAATATGCGAATGTATTCGTATACGGAAACGGCCTGCTGACCTGGACGGATTATACAGGTTTCGATCCTGAGGTAAGTCAGCGTAGCGTTCTTAAACCAGGAGAAGATCCCGGAAAGTTCCCACGCAAACGTGAATTAGGTATGGGTGTTAATGTTACATTTTAA
- a CDS encoding fasciclin domain-containing protein — protein sequence MKSIKQYILPLAVLGCLTFASCDKLQDGYDYNASIYDTKVNSNVYDFMKSKPELFSSMLSAIDYVDKDANFKDVKQMYTSTGNTFLLLTNTALSNLEDGNSFFVLNPVTITDPSNPDFGKQVRGTDFTQYPVQLVADLLRYHVMKGRHEYANLNSTPHWVNTFAISSTNDSAKVHIYLQATREGYLFLNNYIGAPSGWTELRPRTPNLLATNGVIHIMNRWLRQPTRQIIENNK from the coding sequence ATGAAAAGTATTAAGCAATATATATTACCATTGGCAGTGCTGGGCTGCCTCACGTTCGCTTCCTGCGACAAACTGCAGGACGGATATGATTACAACGCGTCCATTTACGATACCAAAGTGAATTCGAACGTGTACGACTTCATGAAGTCGAAACCAGAATTGTTTTCCAGCATGCTCAGTGCCATTGATTATGTGGATAAGGATGCAAACTTCAAAGATGTAAAGCAAATGTATACCAGTACAGGAAACACTTTCCTGCTGCTCACCAACACTGCGCTTTCCAACCTGGAAGATGGCAACAGCTTCTTTGTACTGAACCCGGTAACCATAACGGACCCTTCCAATCCCGACTTCGGCAAACAGGTAAGAGGTACTGATTTTACGCAGTACCCTGTACAGCTGGTAGCTGATCTTTTACGCTACCATGTTATGAAAGGCCGCCATGAATATGCCAACCTGAACTCTACCCCACATTGGGTAAATACCTTTGCCATCAGTTCAACAAACGATTCTGCCAAAGTGCATATTTATCTGCAGGCAACACGTGAAGGATATCTATTCCTCAATAACTATATAGGCGCGCCCTCCGGATGGACTGAGCTGAGACCACGTACGCCAAACTTACTGGCAACGAATGGTGTCATTCATATCATGAACAGGTGGCTCCGTCAGCCTACAAGACAAATAATTGAGAATAATAAATAA
- a CDS encoding purine-nucleoside phosphorylase yields the protein MTLQQQLSETTAYLRQQGFGAAKAGIVLGTGLGELISKIEVHKSIPYGQIPHFPESTVESHKGHLIFGYIGKTAVIAMQGRFHYYEGYNMQQITFPIRIMKALGVEKLLLSNAAGGMNPAFKKGDLVLLNDHINLQPENPLRGLNSPDFGPRFPDMSRPYDLELGEKLQAAAGHTMHKGVYVAVTGPNLETRAEYRFLRMIGGDVVGMSTVPEVIVANQVGLPCACVSVVTDECDPDNLVPVSLAEILAVAGKADKVLSGIFAEVIAGL from the coding sequence ATGACATTACAGCAACAACTTTCAGAAACCACCGCCTACCTCCGGCAACAGGGTTTTGGCGCAGCAAAGGCTGGCATCGTTTTAGGCACCGGCCTGGGAGAACTCATTTCCAAAATAGAGGTCCATAAAAGCATCCCATACGGCCAGATCCCCCATTTCCCGGAATCTACCGTTGAATCACATAAAGGCCACCTGATCTTCGGGTACATTGGTAAAACCGCTGTAATTGCCATGCAGGGCCGCTTCCATTATTACGAAGGTTACAACATGCAGCAGATCACTTTCCCCATCCGCATCATGAAAGCCCTCGGCGTGGAAAAACTACTCCTCAGCAATGCCGCAGGAGGTATGAATCCCGCTTTCAAAAAAGGAGATCTAGTGCTGCTGAACGATCACATCAACCTGCAACCGGAAAATCCGCTGCGTGGTTTAAACTCCCCGGATTTCGGCCCCCGCTTTCCTGATATGAGCAGGCCATACGATCTGGAACTCGGAGAAAAACTACAAGCCGCCGCAGGTCATACAATGCATAAAGGTGTATACGTAGCCGTAACCGGCCCTAACCTGGAAACCCGTGCAGAATATCGTTTCCTGAGAATGATAGGAGGAGATGTAGTAGGCATGAGCACCGTGCCCGAAGTGATCGTGGCCAACCAGGTAGGTTTACCCTGCGCATGCGTGTCCGTTGTAACGGATGAATGTGACCCGGATAACTTAGTACCGGTATCCCTTGCCGAGATATTGGCCGTAGCCGGTAAAGCAGACAAAGTGCTGAGTGGAATCTTTGCTGAAGTGATCGCTGGTTTGTAA
- a CDS encoding PKD domain-containing protein, with the protein MRKIYGAVLMFSLSLFALSCKKDKVEIETLSKAGEEFYFGEKVPVWAGTRGDLKNLSYSWSATGGTFDGWRTQDLYENLWIAPSKVGEYTVTATAKDGKASASRSTTMKVTRYFFDEFQSAFTFNGNGWSQSNTTQVNITDNDINKARVELTANATSGPNIRRTLDLAQLKIPFSINTKFGWKTFFRAGQAITISVYFVQPSANPTIPYMREIRWEIWPTVNPATTDNYQIRYETFTPNNASSSKFSAAGAMLPDPQPLITPVKGRKAELAIANGGEKNISISIDAANVVHAYIDGVLWFSSNGFKDWLNFVKGKYPDFPDPVVKEFRIAFPAKANNNETGSTLFVNSVYINNDGTILK; encoded by the coding sequence ATGAGAAAGATATATGGTGCAGTTCTTATGTTTTCACTTTCCCTCTTCGCCCTCTCCTGTAAAAAGGACAAGGTAGAGATTGAAACATTAAGCAAAGCAGGAGAAGAATTTTACTTTGGGGAAAAAGTTCCCGTATGGGCAGGTACCCGGGGTGACCTTAAAAATCTGAGTTATTCATGGTCCGCCACCGGAGGTACTTTTGATGGATGGAGAACACAGGACCTTTATGAAAACCTGTGGATAGCCCCCTCTAAAGTAGGTGAATACACGGTAACGGCTACTGCCAAAGATGGTAAAGCATCTGCCTCCCGTAGTACTACCATGAAAGTGACCCGTTACTTTTTTGATGAGTTCCAGAGCGCATTCACTTTTAACGGTAACGGATGGTCGCAAAGTAATACCACCCAGGTAAATATTACAGACAACGATATCAACAAAGCCAGGGTAGAACTTACAGCCAATGCTACCAGTGGCCCGAACATCCGCCGTACGCTGGACCTTGCCCAACTAAAGATCCCTTTCTCCATCAATACAAAATTCGGATGGAAAACATTCTTCAGGGCCGGCCAGGCAATTACCATCAGCGTGTACTTTGTGCAACCCAGCGCCAATCCCACCATTCCTTATATGCGGGAGATCAGGTGGGAGATCTGGCCAACTGTAAATCCGGCTACCACGGATAACTACCAGATCAGGTACGAAACCTTTACCCCTAATAATGCCAGCTCTTCAAAGTTCAGTGCAGCAGGTGCGATGCTTCCGGACCCACAACCGTTGATCACTCCTGTAAAAGGAAGGAAAGCAGAACTGGCTATCGCTAATGGCGGTGAAAAGAACATCAGCATCTCTATAGACGCCGCCAATGTAGTACATGCTTATATAGATGGCGTACTGTGGTTCTCGAGCAATGGTTTTAAAGATTGGCTTAATTTTGTTAAAGGTAAATACCCTGACTTCCCTGATCCTGTTGTAAAAGAATTCAGGATCGCTTTCCCCGCAAAAGCCAATAACAACGAAACAGGTTCCACCTTATTCGTGAATAGCGTATACATCAATAACGACGGTACCATCCTGAAATAA
- a CDS encoding RagB/SusD family nutrient uptake outer membrane protein, which yields MKRVKISVLLFVGLVMALTNLKCNKYLEEQPVSSITPETFWRDQNDAKAWMAGIYNQLQSTLNTNWFDWGEVRSDNVKTAGTGNAQTKLLNNILSANDADINGVTRWTALYTTISLCNYGIKYFPGMIDKNLDQGVVRYKDNLGQCYGLRALMYFYGLRVWGRVPIITEPIESLTQETEFARSDIDAVKKQILDDIAKALETIGSNTSGPSRYYMQKAAVYALQTDVYMWFQDYDNALIAAEKAILESKCTWVTTPLQWKNIFLNPETSTETIFNIYWDDTERGGGVGICQKLGSGSNTNQYMITPKIFQELRDRTDVNGIPIDGRFWTCFDTIKFFSATVYSLAVAEFGKYYPWASGQAGPFVFESNAMCKAKIPVYRFADVQLLKAEALTHKGRYQEALNILNQIRSRCGYPVQAQLADFTGDVMKGIERAILKERQYEFLGEGKRWFDLCRIDKMYDFSNNGYAYLRETMNPILSARVGATPFDNTASVPNGMGRILYPINSDAFNANSKLRGDQNPPYDE from the coding sequence ATGAAAAGAGTTAAAATATCAGTGCTGCTGTTTGTGGGTTTGGTGATGGCCCTCACAAATCTGAAGTGTAATAAATACCTGGAAGAGCAGCCAGTATCGTCCATCACACCGGAAACTTTCTGGAGAGATCAGAATGATGCAAAAGCCTGGATGGCAGGTATCTATAATCAACTGCAATCCACTTTAAACACCAACTGGTTCGACTGGGGTGAAGTTCGTTCAGATAACGTTAAAACCGCCGGTACAGGAAATGCGCAGACCAAACTGCTGAATAATATATTATCAGCCAACGATGCGGATATCAATGGTGTAACGAGGTGGACTGCTTTATACACTACCATTTCCCTCTGCAATTACGGTATCAAATATTTCCCCGGCATGATCGATAAGAACCTGGATCAGGGGGTTGTCCGCTATAAGGATAACCTGGGGCAATGTTATGGATTACGCGCGCTTATGTACTTCTATGGTTTACGTGTATGGGGCCGTGTACCCATCATCACGGAGCCGATTGAATCACTGACACAGGAAACTGAGTTCGCAAGATCAGATATCGATGCAGTTAAAAAACAGATCCTCGATGATATTGCCAAAGCACTGGAAACCATCGGCAGCAATACCAGCGGACCTTCCAGGTATTACATGCAGAAAGCAGCTGTATATGCATTACAAACAGATGTTTACATGTGGTTCCAGGATTATGACAACGCCCTGATCGCTGCTGAAAAAGCTATCCTGGAAAGTAAATGTACCTGGGTAACTACGCCGCTGCAATGGAAAAATATCTTCTTAAACCCTGAAACTTCTACTGAAACCATTTTCAATATTTATTGGGATGATACGGAAAGAGGTGGAGGAGTTGGTATCTGCCAGAAATTGGGGTCTGGTTCCAACACCAACCAATACATGATCACCCCAAAGATCTTCCAGGAATTAAGGGACAGAACGGATGTAAATGGCATTCCTATCGATGGCCGTTTCTGGACATGTTTTGACACGATCAAGTTCTTTAGCGCTACTGTTTACAGCCTGGCTGTTGCAGAGTTCGGTAAATACTACCCCTGGGCCAGCGGTCAGGCCGGGCCTTTTGTATTTGAGTCCAACGCCATGTGTAAAGCAAAGATCCCTGTTTACCGTTTCGCAGATGTGCAATTGCTGAAAGCAGAAGCCCTCACCCATAAAGGCCGCTACCAGGAAGCACTGAACATCCTGAACCAGATAAGGAGCCGTTGCGGTTATCCTGTTCAGGCGCAGCTGGCAGACTTTACAGGAGATGTGATGAAAGGTATAGAACGCGCGATACTGAAAGAAAGGCAATATGAGTTCCTGGGTGAAGGTAAAAGGTGGTTCGACCTCTGCCGTATTGATAAGATGTATGACTTTAGCAACAACGGGTACGCCTATCTGCGGGAAACAATGAATCCCATCCTCTCTGCACGGGTTGGCGCTACTCCTTTTGATAATACCGCATCTGTTCCGAATGGTATGGGCAGGATCTTATATCCTATCAACTCCGATGCATTTAATGCTAATTCTAAATTAAGAGGAGATCAGAATCCTCCATATGATGAATAA